A DNA window from Bdellovibrio sp. BCCA contains the following coding sequences:
- the nagZ gene encoding beta-N-acetylhexosaminidase, with amino-acid sequence MSMNHIIGQHFFIGVSGHALTADEKKFIVDNNIGGVCLFGRNVADPKQVHDLCAEIQSLRHKQADKAPLFIGIDMEGGRVHRLKPPFTVWPPLRKLGDLDAPTVSFHFANRMGQELKAVGINLDFAPCVDVFTNPANTVIGDRSISSDPEMVAKHASALVRGYIKSDIITCAKHFPGHGNTIIDSHEDLPVENVDMARLESCELIPFKKTFKARVDMVMTSHIKFPKIDPEWPVTLSETFIQKIIRDECRYRGLIITDDLGMKAMTKHYGIEEVPVRALKAGVDLLLYCNDPEVPPQAFEAVLEATAQGSLQKTDLEASYRRIMDLKKAKITQPDPLPMSEVVNIVGHPDHLKIASAIANGQIPDGLLPE; translated from the coding sequence ATGAGCATGAATCACATCATTGGTCAGCATTTCTTCATTGGCGTTTCTGGACACGCTCTGACTGCTGACGAAAAGAAATTCATCGTAGATAACAATATTGGCGGTGTTTGCCTTTTTGGACGAAATGTCGCTGACCCAAAACAAGTTCACGATCTGTGCGCGGAAATTCAATCTCTTCGTCACAAACAAGCTGACAAAGCTCCTCTTTTTATCGGGATTGATATGGAAGGTGGACGTGTTCATCGCTTGAAACCTCCTTTCACTGTGTGGCCTCCGCTTCGCAAGCTCGGAGATCTCGATGCACCGACGGTTTCTTTCCATTTTGCGAATCGAATGGGACAAGAATTAAAAGCTGTTGGCATTAATTTGGATTTTGCTCCCTGCGTGGACGTGTTTACAAATCCCGCAAACACGGTGATCGGAGATCGTTCGATCAGTTCCGATCCAGAGATGGTCGCGAAACATGCTTCTGCGTTGGTGCGCGGTTATATCAAATCAGACATCATCACATGTGCAAAACACTTCCCTGGTCATGGCAACACCATCATTGATAGCCACGAAGATCTTCCAGTTGAAAACGTCGATATGGCTCGTCTTGAATCTTGTGAGTTGATTCCATTCAAAAAAACATTCAAGGCTCGTGTCGACATGGTCATGACTTCGCATATTAAATTCCCGAAGATCGATCCCGAGTGGCCTGTAACTTTGTCTGAAACTTTCATACAAAAAATTATCCGTGATGAGTGCCGCTACCGTGGTTTGATCATCACTGATGACCTAGGAATGAAAGCGATGACAAAACATTATGGAATTGAAGAGGTTCCAGTGCGCGCATTGAAAGCCGGCGTTGATTTGCTTTTGTATTGCAATGACCCTGAGGTTCCACCTCAGGCTTTCGAAGCCGTTCTTGAAGCGACAGCACAAGGTTCTTTGCAAAAAACAGATTTAGAAGCGAGTTACCGTCGCATCATGGATCTTAAAAAAGCAAAGATCACTCAACCCGATCCACTTCCCATGTCTGAAGTCGTCAACATTGTGGGACATCCTGACCATTTAAAAATCGCCTCTGCGATCGCCAACGGCCAAATCCCCGACGGCCTTCTTCCAGAGTAA
- a CDS encoding RCC1 domain-containing protein: protein MKSIFLIIFLFVSQAFAVNPQFIELRTNKSQYQVGEKVVLMASIKTSPTDPDSEIYMTGTWGGAAIKLTKFADFEAAAVTPAITSAGQTVFHVDAYIQKKQVAKDILSSIAGLDQENNKLSSLLVEETNPAKKINLQQAIDNNNQLKQSLLSQLSSHRTLVETKEINVSATAALARKKIVSSLLLTADHLNNTYSLGQSASVNANIVASALGYDIKEMELLLTSKVDGNLLTSTPNSSSSFLISVPSTKLTLGTHEVKASLTIRNKRDGKSLSDAVSAGFVRKSEMVDAKNKATDPNLIAYYQSEIDDLSMIVTAFSDVLDSLKIFIGETALSISVEQPSIVLSKDNLEIYEGSKSSYNVSLVSQPTSNVTVVATSPTTDITLSSSGGAPWASTATLTFTTSNWNVPQKISVNTVDDHLEDGNAVHLISHNVSGGGIATGQYMPVRVTLLDNGVTPVVWESISVGEKAACGIRGGALYCWGSNTFGRLGLGDLDNRNVPTAVRGMSAGVQSVSVGVGFACAVKAGELYCWGNNNNGQIGQGFTGGVYPIPTKVALNNVLAVNVGFNAACAITNNTLVNPPTKLLFCWGSNNEGQLGVGDKVNRSSPTLVTFTNPKQVSVGHTHSCAINDNGTPYCWGKNTFYTLGNGNTTASLTPIQGTQLGTNVTKIVASMNSTCILNNGAAKCVGLNSSGQLGDPNQVGSASSPVTPIGMGAGVTDIDAYTNSVSAVKNGSAYYWGYVALPSDGVTFNVTTPTLMSGIVGATSIDADHYGHCTVAEGKGYCWGSGTLGTIGDGTWQDSYTPIEVMRPASFLGNEFKY from the coding sequence ATGAAATCAATCTTCTTAATTATCTTCCTATTTGTTTCGCAAGCCTTTGCGGTTAATCCACAGTTTATTGAATTGCGCACAAATAAATCTCAATATCAAGTCGGAGAAAAGGTCGTCTTGATGGCATCCATAAAAACCAGCCCTACTGATCCTGACTCTGAAATATATATGACTGGAACATGGGGAGGCGCTGCGATCAAATTAACGAAGTTCGCTGACTTTGAGGCAGCTGCGGTTACTCCAGCAATTACATCAGCTGGACAAACGGTTTTTCATGTTGACGCTTATATTCAGAAAAAGCAGGTTGCAAAAGATATTTTGTCTAGCATTGCTGGTTTAGATCAAGAAAACAATAAGCTTAGCAGCTTACTTGTCGAGGAAACAAATCCCGCAAAAAAAATTAATTTGCAACAGGCAATAGACAACAATAATCAACTGAAGCAATCTTTGCTATCTCAGCTTTCTTCACATAGAACGTTAGTTGAAACTAAAGAGATAAATGTTTCCGCCACAGCAGCCCTGGCAAGAAAAAAGATAGTATCTTCTCTTTTGTTGACGGCGGATCATCTAAACAACACCTATTCATTGGGCCAAAGTGCAAGCGTGAATGCAAATATTGTTGCCTCTGCCCTTGGCTATGACATTAAGGAAATGGAGTTGCTTCTGACTTCTAAGGTGGACGGCAATCTTTTGACATCTACACCAAATTCTTCATCGTCCTTTTTAATTTCTGTTCCATCGACGAAACTGACTCTTGGTACTCATGAGGTTAAAGCAAGCTTAACAATTCGAAACAAAAGAGATGGAAAGTCTCTAAGTGATGCTGTTTCTGCTGGATTTGTTCGAAAATCGGAAATGGTTGATGCGAAGAATAAGGCGACTGATCCTAACCTTATAGCATATTATCAGAGTGAGATTGATGACCTCAGCATGATTGTCACAGCGTTTTCGGACGTATTAGACAGCTTAAAAATATTTATCGGTGAAACGGCTCTTTCGATAAGTGTTGAGCAGCCGAGTATAGTGTTAAGTAAAGACAACTTGGAAATTTATGAGGGCAGTAAAAGCTCTTACAATGTATCTTTGGTGTCTCAACCGACTTCAAATGTAACAGTAGTGGCAACTTCTCCAACAACGGACATTACATTATCAAGTTCTGGCGGTGCCCCCTGGGCTAGTACGGCTACATTGACCTTTACAACTAGTAACTGGAATGTGCCTCAAAAAATTAGCGTTAATACGGTTGATGATCATTTAGAGGACGGTAATGCTGTTCATTTAATTTCACACAATGTTTCCGGTGGCGGTATTGCTACCGGCCAATATATGCCCGTCAGAGTCACATTGCTTGATAATGGCGTCACTCCCGTTGTTTGGGAAAGCATATCGGTGGGCGAGAAAGCGGCTTGTGGCATTAGAGGTGGAGCTCTTTACTGCTGGGGAAGTAATACTTTTGGCAGATTAGGTCTTGGTGATCTAGATAACAGAAATGTACCGACTGCAGTTCGAGGAATGTCTGCAGGTGTGCAATCGGTTAGTGTCGGAGTAGGATTTGCCTGTGCGGTTAAAGCGGGCGAGCTCTATTGTTGGGGAAATAACAACAATGGCCAAATAGGCCAGGGATTTACTGGAGGCGTTTATCCAATTCCTACAAAAGTTGCGTTAAACAATGTTTTGGCTGTCAATGTAGGTTTCAATGCGGCATGTGCGATAACCAACAACACCCTAGTAAATCCCCCAACAAAACTACTTTTTTGTTGGGGTAGCAATAATGAAGGCCAGTTAGGTGTTGGTGACAAAGTTAACAGAAGTTCACCTACATTAGTCACATTTACAAATCCAAAACAAGTATCGGTAGGACATACACACAGTTGTGCCATAAATGATAACGGTACACCGTACTGCTGGGGAAAAAATACGTTTTATACCTTAGGAAATGGAAATACGACTGCGAGTTTGACACCGATTCAGGGAACCCAGCTGGGTACCAATGTTACGAAAATTGTGGCCAGTATGAATTCGACTTGTATATTAAATAATGGGGCTGCGAAATGTGTAGGTTTAAATAGTAGTGGACAGTTGGGAGACCCAAATCAAGTCGGTTCCGCTTCTTCTCCAGTAACTCCCATCGGGATGGGCGCAGGCGTGACAGATATCGATGCTTATACGAACTCCGTAAGTGCAGTTAAGAATGGCTCTGCCTATTACTGGGGATATGTTGCACTGCCAAGCGATGGAGTTACATTCAATGTAACTACTCCTACATTGATGAGCGGAATAGTGGGAGCTACAAGTATAGATGCTGATCATTATGGCCACTGTACTGTTGCGGAGGGTAAGGGTTATTGTTGGGGAAGCGGAACTCTGGGAACTATTGGAGATGGTACATGGCAAGACTCATACACTCCGATTGAAGTAATGAGGCCGGCATCATTTCTTGGAAACGAATTTAAGTACTAA
- a CDS encoding PKD domain-containing protein gives MIRLITMGILLWGSFAMARSPNLQTSNPIQFSKFLKKLNQSVSYSIASVRFSPAQPEQGEKVTVFVELSTDFEGNKTVRSIVSLKIDGREVRINNRSETLWISAPVIFHSNGEHTIEVSAFIEDFNASQQARDLLIVLNREIDKLTNDIARETDIDKKNQLQATLDQKNTQKIDLETTLNSLKRPVANKTEKLTVVPSSGSVYPRINECEPRFGSIAGGYEIKVNGGNLEDVDSLTIAGITLDESQLTRSYNQISFIAPSIPDGMQDIVVTKTINGETASTILKNAFYALDGNFSGPSGDIHPVAFAGFPQNVQSGVSAQLDGSKSYDERGKNLTYSWSVVSKPEGATALDGVFNDSSVVNPTFLAQTSGSYVISLVVSNGTLESVPSLTVITVGAIDALTITPLNIAGSALSGEFYIGMFRACNNLPTEASYQILGSGFSLVNGSRQGSINARSCMGFQFSVAYSGNSELRVDIPIILKGTVTSRKIVHVSIVPAVPSSLSFFGKINSLQWSGDQNLDVLAGISPIGLYGTYDTPSATIIRIRNTSNTSYTITSPPQITHMGGTSGIFSMSIPPSGLHICSGCEVEVPINVSPGNFNGAETAQAIFEWDAIPGESSKVFILKTAKLPAPNSYSKELNFGDIVVGSYGPVLYPDFLNDFFGTVLPYGLYEVSSIVEGTTNNFSWSVRESTPCAIGSIDYLQTNMDVTSYVRSSSTAGTLLDEVQINVSGYTTPFKYVLKANVVPSVLNLKNKKSFFGSAK, from the coding sequence ATGATTAGGTTAATTACCATGGGGATACTCTTGTGGGGAAGCTTTGCAATGGCACGAAGCCCGAATTTGCAAACTTCTAATCCAATACAATTTTCAAAGTTTTTAAAAAAACTTAATCAGTCAGTATCATATTCAATTGCTAGTGTTCGCTTTTCGCCTGCGCAACCCGAACAGGGAGAAAAGGTGACGGTGTTTGTCGAGCTGTCTACTGATTTTGAAGGAAATAAAACTGTTAGATCGATCGTTAGCCTAAAGATAGACGGAAGAGAAGTTAGAATTAATAATCGTTCTGAGACATTATGGATTTCCGCTCCAGTGATATTCCACTCGAATGGCGAACATACGATCGAAGTTTCGGCATTCATTGAAGACTTCAATGCTAGTCAGCAGGCAAGAGACCTATTGATTGTACTAAATCGGGAGATTGATAAACTTACAAACGATATTGCTCGTGAAACAGATATTGATAAAAAAAATCAACTCCAAGCAACGCTTGATCAAAAGAACACTCAAAAAATAGATTTGGAAACTACATTAAATTCTTTAAAAAGACCTGTCGCAAATAAGACAGAGAAGCTTACCGTTGTTCCAAGTTCGGGATCAGTTTATCCGCGTATAAATGAGTGTGAACCAAGATTCGGTTCTATTGCAGGAGGATATGAAATAAAAGTAAACGGAGGAAACCTAGAGGATGTCGATTCATTAACGATAGCTGGAATTACATTGGACGAATCCCAACTGACCCGTTCTTACAATCAAATCAGTTTTATTGCTCCAAGTATTCCGGATGGTATGCAGGATATCGTTGTTACGAAAACAATAAATGGAGAGACTGCTAGTACGATTTTAAAAAATGCGTTTTATGCATTAGACGGAAACTTTTCGGGGCCGTCGGGTGACATCCATCCTGTAGCTTTTGCGGGCTTTCCTCAAAATGTGCAGTCAGGAGTTTCTGCGCAGCTTGATGGCTCTAAATCATACGATGAACGTGGCAAGAATCTTACCTATAGTTGGTCAGTCGTTTCAAAACCTGAGGGAGCCACAGCTTTGGACGGAGTTTTTAATGATTCTAGTGTTGTGAATCCAACGTTCTTGGCACAAACTTCGGGAAGTTATGTGATTTCTTTGGTTGTCTCTAATGGTACATTAGAGAGTGTTCCTTCTTTAACCGTGATTACGGTTGGAGCCATCGACGCTTTAACAATTACGCCCTTGAATATTGCAGGTTCGGCTCTTTCAGGAGAGTTTTATATCGGAATGTTCAGAGCTTGTAACAACTTGCCGACCGAAGCCTCATATCAAATTTTAGGTTCGGGTTTTTCTCTAGTTAATGGAAGCCGTCAAGGGAGTATTAATGCACGCTCTTGTATGGGTTTTCAATTCTCCGTAGCTTATTCTGGAAATTCAGAATTGAGAGTCGACATTCCCATCATTTTGAAAGGAACTGTTACTTCAAGAAAAATTGTACACGTTAGTATTGTTCCAGCGGTTCCTTCAAGCCTTTCATTCTTTGGTAAAATCAACTCTCTGCAATGGTCAGGAGATCAAAATTTAGATGTTTTAGCAGGTATTAGCCCTATCGGGCTATATGGCACATATGATACTCCAAGCGCTACAATTATTAGAATTCGTAATACTTCCAACACGAGTTATACTATTACTTCGCCTCCCCAAATTACTCATATGGGAGGAACTTCCGGAATTTTTTCGATGAGCATTCCACCATCTGGATTGCATATTTGTTCTGGCTGCGAAGTTGAAGTTCCAATAAATGTGAGTCCGGGAAATTTCAATGGCGCTGAGACTGCGCAGGCGATTTTTGAGTGGGATGCGATACCGGGGGAGTCATCAAAAGTATTTATTCTTAAAACGGCAAAACTACCAGCTCCAAACAGCTATTCTAAAGAATTAAATTTTGGAGATATTGTGGTAGGAAGTTACGGCCCTGTGCTTTATCCAGACTTTCTCAACGATTTTTTTGGAACAGTATTGCCTTATGGATTGTATGAGGTCTCAAGTATCGTTGAGGGAACTACAAATAATTTTAGTTGGAGCGTAAGAGAGTCTACACCATGTGCGATTGGCTCTATTGACTATTTGCAGACAAATATGGATGTTACATCGTACGTAAGATCATCGTCTACGGCGGGAACTTTGCTGGATGAAGTTCAAATTAATGTTTCCGGTTATACAACGCCATTCAAGTATGTCCTAAAAGCTAACGTTGTTCCCAGTGTATTGAATCTGAAAAATAAGAAATCATTTTTTGGGAGTGCAAAATGA
- a CDS encoding RHS repeat domain-containing protein, with translation MKYIPYSFLLLVTTLSCFASSKKDALISSNLADNEYRFPVTYLYNSSELEGFIQNTGTATFSIAWSAISTSSSISIISNNCAGRSLNPGQKCTFIARFKPTAAQTYQAVYKATLTGVDEDGVPHSSTTDISFEGTGLAYNEPIGECTRESNGSIINVDNLTVGELIPIVGTNFNLYYSSGYALDFITSYPKIHRGPSFNPEAWTVDIVHYYDRVNQRLFTGNGNSVEKSYANYGDGNDSVVSNGEVYVFDGSGRHLKTRSELTGYEKYKFSYDSSSKLSKITDAFGNETKFLRDSSGRLTTIQSPYGQETQVTTGANGLIATVTNPNNEKYKITYYSNTELMKRFYRPNGQFSEMTYTESGRLASDRDSAGPSWDFSLNLEWSGNQITKKSKMGRTWTYNFNVNEVDNSYSSIETQPSGESDLQKSYSNGGTFFQSYTGSQNREVSDDIRFGSIKKVLARETDFIGRKSNLTTFTYEVTPSSLSNPFSFSTLKTISTKVVDNFRMTQENVYNSSSKILSFKNFNGVITSTTLDSYERPIKSQYANDIPWTYSYDLRGRLSELKQGAKKATNFTYSSNGFLEKIKNARNEETAFQYDLVGRVKKQVFSDGRETSYDYDVNGNLVSITPPGRSRHEFTINIMDLVAQYNAPQIGGNSSSIRYTYNLDKQVTSIQRPDGKALIYNYDSISGLLSNFQSGFAKEEYTYFPNSERIKSVRAISGIKTEYSYAGEIVRSERQADTSGFSSILFERDNELRLLWRVVNADTLLTSSKVNYAYNNIGKIKSIGPMSIAYYSDSARLKSTQLRGIADVRTYDQYGDLESYTSTFNSQAGPSQDLYSYILRRDLTGRIIGKIETILGRTTEFEYLYDSSGRLIEVKKNNSTYSKYVYDANGNRISGVIGGISFFSTFDDQDRILSFRSTSFSYNSNGDLISKQIGVLSKDIYNYDQFGELNEIHLGIGEKVQYKIDSAGRRIFGFLNDEKIYRNIFQSQNQIAMQINEKTKQVKEFFYSSHSSSPDFMRVHDKYYRILKDHLGSPRLVVNAESGVPVQQIEYNEWGKILSNTNVGFQPYGFAGGIYDEKTNLLKFGARDYDPEIGRWTSKDPILFNGGGVNLYGYLNTVGKVPGVETNLYGYSFSDPVNFIDPNGKFAIPVIVGVALGVLYSTDLDTPGAALDELIGVPAAVGSAAAAGPVCKLANSNRYLRIGLGRNGGNKVFRASGQVIEWLERKGVPGIKNGHIDFLDLGPL, from the coding sequence ATGAAATACATTCCTTATTCTTTCCTATTGTTGGTTACAACTTTATCTTGCTTTGCATCTTCTAAAAAAGATGCATTGATCTCATCAAATCTCGCTGATAACGAATATCGATTTCCCGTCACCTATTTGTACAACTCGTCAGAACTTGAAGGATTTATTCAAAATACTGGTACGGCTACATTTAGTATCGCGTGGTCCGCAATCTCGACATCTTCTTCAATTAGTATAATAAGTAATAACTGCGCAGGAAGGAGTTTAAATCCAGGCCAAAAATGTACCTTTATCGCAAGATTTAAACCAACAGCTGCTCAAACTTATCAGGCTGTATATAAAGCCACGTTAACTGGGGTAGACGAAGACGGAGTTCCGCATTCTAGCACCACAGATATTTCCTTCGAGGGCACGGGTTTGGCATATAACGAACCAATTGGCGAGTGCACACGTGAGTCAAATGGTTCAATTATAAACGTAGATAATCTAACTGTTGGAGAGTTAATTCCAATAGTGGGTACAAATTTTAATCTCTATTACTCTTCCGGGTACGCCTTAGATTTTATTACCTCATACCCAAAAATTCATCGAGGTCCATCTTTTAATCCCGAAGCTTGGACTGTCGATATAGTTCACTACTATGACCGCGTGAACCAGAGACTGTTCACTGGAAACGGAAACTCTGTCGAGAAGAGTTATGCAAACTATGGAGATGGAAATGACTCTGTGGTTAGCAATGGCGAGGTCTACGTTTTCGATGGTTCTGGTAGGCACTTAAAAACACGAAGCGAACTAACTGGATATGAAAAGTACAAATTTTCGTATGATTCTTCTTCGAAGCTATCAAAAATTACAGATGCATTTGGAAATGAAACAAAATTTCTTCGAGACTCTTCCGGACGACTGACAACTATTCAATCACCATATGGGCAAGAGACTCAGGTTACTACTGGAGCTAATGGCTTGATAGCGACCGTCACAAATCCTAATAATGAGAAATATAAAATCACTTACTATTCAAATACAGAACTGATGAAACGATTTTATAGACCAAATGGTCAGTTCTCTGAAATGACGTATACGGAATCGGGACGACTGGCCTCTGATAGGGATAGTGCAGGTCCTTCTTGGGATTTTTCCTTAAATTTGGAATGGTCGGGTAACCAGATTACCAAAAAATCAAAGATGGGTAGAACTTGGACATATAATTTCAATGTAAATGAGGTCGATAACAGCTACTCAAGTATTGAAACCCAGCCGTCGGGTGAATCAGATTTACAGAAATCATATTCAAATGGTGGCACTTTTTTTCAAAGTTATACTGGAAGCCAAAACAGAGAGGTCTCAGATGACATCAGATTTGGGAGTATAAAAAAAGTTTTGGCAAGAGAAACTGACTTTATTGGTCGCAAAAGTAATCTAACGACCTTCACTTATGAAGTAACGCCCTCGTCGCTCTCGAATCCATTTTCTTTTTCCACATTGAAAACAATATCAACTAAAGTTGTAGATAACTTTAGAATGACTCAAGAGAATGTTTATAATTCCTCCTCCAAAATTCTTTCTTTTAAAAACTTTAACGGTGTTATTACTTCAACAACTTTAGATTCGTATGAGAGGCCAATAAAATCTCAATATGCTAACGACATTCCCTGGACATATTCTTACGATTTGCGTGGTCGCTTATCTGAGTTGAAGCAAGGCGCGAAAAAAGCTACGAATTTTACTTACAGCTCAAATGGTTTCCTCGAGAAAATCAAAAATGCTAGAAATGAAGAGACGGCATTTCAGTATGACTTAGTAGGTAGAGTAAAAAAACAGGTTTTTTCAGATGGGAGAGAGACAAGTTATGACTACGACGTAAATGGAAATCTCGTTAGCATAACTCCTCCAGGAAGATCGCGGCATGAGTTTACTATTAATATAATGGACTTAGTTGCGCAATATAATGCTCCGCAAATAGGAGGGAATTCTTCTAGTATACGCTATACATACAATTTGGATAAGCAGGTGACCAGCATTCAGCGGCCCGACGGAAAAGCTCTTATTTATAACTATGATTCAATTTCAGGCTTGCTTTCAAATTTCCAGTCCGGCTTTGCGAAAGAAGAATACACTTATTTTCCTAATTCAGAACGAATAAAATCAGTACGTGCAATTAGCGGAATAAAAACCGAATATTCTTATGCTGGAGAAATAGTTCGTTCCGAAAGACAAGCCGATACTTCAGGATTTTCAAGTATATTGTTTGAGCGCGATAATGAATTGCGTCTTTTGTGGCGCGTGGTAAATGCAGATACATTGTTGACATCGTCCAAGGTCAATTACGCATATAACAATATCGGAAAAATAAAGAGTATAGGCCCCATGAGCATTGCCTATTATTCCGATTCGGCAAGGTTGAAATCGACACAATTGCGAGGCATTGCTGATGTTAGAACGTATGATCAGTATGGAGACTTAGAATCGTACACTTCTACGTTCAACTCACAGGCAGGCCCTTCTCAGGATTTATACTCATATATACTAAGGAGAGATTTAACTGGAAGAATTATTGGGAAAATTGAGACAATTTTAGGTCGAACAACAGAATTCGAATACCTTTACGACAGTTCGGGCCGACTCATTGAAGTTAAGAAAAATAATTCTACATACAGTAAATATGTTTATGATGCCAATGGAAATCGAATATCAGGAGTTATCGGAGGGATTTCTTTTTTTTCGACGTTTGATGATCAAGATAGAATTCTTAGTTTTAGATCCACTTCATTTTCTTATAATTCCAACGGAGATTTAATTTCAAAACAAATAGGTGTGTTATCCAAAGACATTTATAATTATGACCAATTCGGAGAATTAAATGAAATACATTTAGGGATTGGAGAAAAAGTTCAGTATAAAATTGATTCGGCGGGGCGTAGAATTTTTGGTTTTTTAAACGATGAGAAAATATATCGAAATATTTTTCAGTCACAAAACCAAATCGCAATGCAAATAAATGAAAAGACTAAGCAAGTGAAAGAGTTTTTTTATTCTTCTCACTCGAGTTCTCCTGACTTTATGCGGGTTCACGATAAATATTATAGAATTCTTAAAGATCATCTTGGATCGCCTCGTCTTGTGGTAAATGCCGAAAGTGGCGTTCCCGTACAACAAATTGAATACAATGAATGGGGTAAAATCTTGTCAAATACCAACGTTGGATTCCAACCATATGGATTCGCAGGTGGAATTTATGACGAAAAAACTAACTTATTAAAATTTGGCGCACGTGATTATGATCCTGAAATTGGGCGGTGGACGAGTAAAGATCCAATTTTATTCAACGGTGGTGGAGTAAATTTGTACGGATATTTAAACACAGTTGGAAAAGTTCCAGGAGTTGAAACAAATCTTTATGGTTATTCCTTTTCAGATCCGGTAAATTTCATTGATCCAAATGGCAAATTTGCAATTCCAGTAATTGTTGGTGTCGCGTTGGGAGTTCTATATTCCACTGATCTGGACACGCCAGGCGCGGCGCTAGATGAATTGATAGGTGTTCCTGCCGCCGTGGGAAGTGCAGCAGCTGCGGGACCTGTATGTAAGCTCGCAAATTCCAATAGATACTTAAGAATCGGTTTAGGCAGAAATGGTGGCAATAAAGTATTCAGGGCATCCGGCCAAGTGATTGAGTGGCTTGAACGAAAAGGAGTGCCTGGTATTAAGAATGGACATATAGACTTCCTTGACTTGGGACCTCTATGA
- a CDS encoding energy transducer TonB: protein MGFNMDDDKSNNKDQLSLFDFQIPKADFVPAKKEEGSAAIDFDIWMMAHREPEQSKTSRFMTVSAVVHAAAILLVAMMTVPLVEQAKTETITIEIEDVKPPVRMARGAPVPPTQGGTPAKEITPVVEKLEDAGSPNDVIVAKPKATSKAVAKAKAATPKAKASAKVAAHATPKAGVAKTAGRSIAPKATMKAVPMTIDDIDAPELDEGEVANAKVASQMNEDFNEDFENIDNSRRAALEKEKKSMDAMAAALAAEQDENLNALDEANKEEASRLAAAQDSLRKKNANAIASALASEKAAAAAAAREAAAREAAAKRAGLGGNGNGLGTKEGSGAGNTGSQGPGTQVAGMPQGVRSLDQLRQMPGNPRPQYDREERRRGDQGKVAFVAYISKEGYPSQFRMISSTGFRNLDSKTLAALKKWRFYPGQEGWVELPFRWDLKGGIQEDGGLLRRSVSRR, encoded by the coding sequence ATGGGTTTTAATATGGACGACGACAAGTCAAATAATAAGGATCAGCTGAGTCTTTTTGACTTTCAGATACCCAAGGCAGACTTCGTTCCTGCGAAAAAAGAAGAAGGTTCCGCGGCCATTGATTTTGATATTTGGATGATGGCTCATCGCGAACCAGAGCAAAGCAAAACATCTCGCTTTATGACGGTCTCTGCCGTTGTTCATGCCGCAGCGATTTTGTTGGTCGCTATGATGACCGTGCCTCTTGTTGAACAAGCAAAAACTGAAACCATCACGATTGAAATTGAAGATGTTAAACCGCCAGTAAGAATGGCGCGTGGTGCACCTGTACCGCCAACTCAAGGTGGAACTCCGGCAAAAGAAATAACTCCTGTTGTTGAAAAACTGGAGGACGCGGGCAGCCCTAACGACGTTATTGTTGCAAAACCAAAGGCCACTTCCAAAGCAGTAGCAAAGGCGAAAGCCGCGACTCCAAAAGCGAAAGCTTCTGCAAAAGTCGCTGCCCATGCCACTCCCAAGGCAGGCGTTGCCAAAACGGCGGGAAGAAGTATTGCCCCTAAAGCAACGATGAAAGCTGTTCCAATGACTATCGATGATATCGATGCTCCGGAACTCGATGAAGGCGAAGTTGCCAATGCCAAAGTCGCCTCTCAAATGAACGAGGACTTCAACGAAGATTTTGAAAACATCGATAACTCAAGAAGAGCGGCTCTTGAAAAAGAAAAGAAATCCATGGATGCCATGGCCGCCGCTCTCGCAGCAGAACAAGATGAAAATCTGAACGCCCTTGACGAGGCAAATAAAGAAGAGGCTTCTCGTTTAGCGGCAGCACAGGATTCTTTACGTAAGAAAAATGCCAACGCCATTGCCTCGGCTTTGGCTTCTGAAAAAGCCGCCGCCGCTGCTGCAGCTCGTGAAGCCGCAGCTCGCGAAGCCGCTGCAAAACGCGCAGGACTTGGTGGAAACGGAAATGGTCTTGGCACTAAAGAAGGTTCTGGCGCAGGCAACACGGGTTCTCAAGGCCCAGGGACTCAGGTCGCAGGAATGCCGCAAGGAGTTCGCAGCTTGGATCAACTTCGTCAAATGCCTGGAAATCCACGTCCACAGTATGATCGCGAAGAGCGTCGTCGTGGTGACCAAGGTAAGGTGGCTTTCGTTGCTTACATCAGCAAAGAAGGTTACCCAAGTCAGTTCAGAATGATTTCATCGACTGGATTTAGAAACTTGGATTCAAAAACTTTGGCCGCTCTAAAAAAATGGCGCTTCTATCCTGGACAAGAAGGATGGGTTGAGCTTCCATTCCGTTGGGACTTAAAAGGTGGTATTCAAGAAGACGGCGGATTGTTACGTCGAAGTGTAAGCCGTCGCTAG